The sequence CGTCAATACGGACGGCACCTACGAATACAGCAAGGTTTCCAGCTTCGAGGGCGCGCGCGGCAAGCGCGTCTATATTTCCGTCGCGACGCCGCCCGTCTTCACGCTCGACAATTACCGCACGGTTCTGACCTCGGAAGGCATCGGCCAGTCCTTCGTCAACTCACTCACCGTGGCCGTCCCGGCAACCGTCATCCCCATCCTGATTGCCGCCTTTGCCGCCTATGCGCTGTCATGGATGAGCTTTTCCGGCCGCAATCTGCTGATTGCCATGGTGGTGGGCCTGATCGTCGTGCCGTTGCAGATGTCGCTCATCCCGCTGCTGCGGCTCTATAATGAAATCGGCACCATCTTCGGCGTGCCGTCCAAGACCTATGCCGGCATCTGGCTGGCGCACACCGCCTTCGGCCTGCCGCTCGCCATCTATCTGCTGCGCAACTATATTTCCGGCCTGCCGAAGGAGATCATCGAAAGCGCCCGCGTGGATGGTGCCAGCGATTTCGAAATCTTCGTCAAGATCATCCTGCCGCTCTCCTTCCCGGCGCTCGCCTCCTTCGCCATCTTCCAGTTCCTGTGGACCTGGAACGACCTGCTCGTCGCCATGGTGTTCCTCGGCACGCAGAAGGACGAGCTGGTATTGACCGGTGCGCTCAACGCGCTGCTCGGCTCGCGCGGCGGCAACTGGGAAATCCTCACCGCCTCGGCCTTTGTCACCATCATCGTGCCGCTTTGCGTCTTCTTTGCTCTTCAACGTTATCTCGTGCGTGGCCTGCTTGCAGGCTCCGTCAAGGGAGGCTGATTACTCCATGAACGCCCATACCAGACAGGACACTTCCATGACCGCTTCGGTGACTTCCGCTTTGACGCCCAACAAGGACTGGTGGCGCGGCGCTGTTATCTATCAGATCTATCCGCGCTCCTATCAGGACTCCAATGGCGACGGCATCGGCGACCTCAAGGGCATCACCGACCGGCTGGCGCATATTGCCAATCTGGGTGCCGATGCGATCTGGATTTCACCCTTCTTCACCTCGCCGATGAAGGATTTCGGTTACGACGTCTCGAATTATGTCGATGTCGATCCGATGTTCGGCACGCTTGCCGATTTCGACGGGCTGATTGCCGAAGCCCACCGGCTCGGCATCCGCGTCATGATCGATCTCGTCATGTCGCACACGTCTGACCAGCACCCATGGTTCGTGGAAAGCCGCGCCAGCCGCAACAATGCGAAATCGGACTGGTATGTCTGGTCGGATGGCAAGCCGGATGGCACACCGCCCAATAACTGGCTGTCGATCTTCGGTGGTCCGGGCTGGCAGTGGGACCCGACGCGCATGCAATATTACATGCACAACTTCCTGACCTCGCAGCCGGACCTCAACCTGCATAACCCTGAAGTGCAGGAAGAGCTGCTAAACATCACCCGTTTCTGGCTGAAGCGCGGCGTTGACGGTTTCCGCCTCGACACCATCAATTTCTATTTCCATGACCTTGAGCTGCGCGACAACCCGGCGCTGGCGCCGGAGCGCCGCAATGCCTCCACGGCACCTGCGGTCAATCCCTATAACTTCCAGGAACATCTCTACGACAAGAACCGCCCGGAAAACATCGCCTTCCTGAAGCGTTTCCGCGCCGTGCTGGACGAGTTTCCAGACATCGCCGCCGTTGGCGAAGTGGGCGACAGTCAGCGTGGCCTCGAAATCGTCGGTGAATATACTTCCGGCGACGACAAGATGCAGATGTGTTACGCCTTCGAATTCCTCGCACCCGATGCGCTGACCCCGCAGCGCGTCGCCGATGTGCAGGCGGATTTTGCGAAAGCCGCCCCGGAAGGCTGGGCCTGCTGGGCTTTCTCCAACCATGATGTCGTGCGCCATGTCAGCCGCTGGGGCGCGCATGTCGAGGATAAGGACGCTTTCGCCAAGGTTCTCTCGGCGCTGCTGATGACGCAGCGCGGCTCCGTCTGCATCTATGAAGGCGAGGAACTCGGCCTCACCGAAGCCGATATCGCCTTCGAGGACTTGCAGGATCCATACGGCATCCAGTTCTGGCCGGAATTCAAGGGCCGCGACGGTTGCCGCACGCCGATGGTGTGGGATGCCGGCCACGCACAGGCCGGTTTCTCGACAGCCGACAAGACATGGCTGCCCATTCCGGACGAACACAAGCAGCGCGCCGTCAGCGCCCAGCAGGGCAATGAGGCTTCGGTGCTGGAACATTACCGCCGCTTCCTCGCTTTCCGCAGGCAGCACCCGGCTTTCGCAAAGGGTGGTATCGAATTCCAGCCGGTGCAGGGTGAGGTGCTGAGCTATACCCGCAAGCTGGGCAACGAAACCGTTCTTTGCCTCTTCAACTTGTCCGCAACGCCGGCAAAAGCCACGCTGCCGGAAGGGAACTGGGAGGTTCTCGAAGGTCACGGTTTTGCAAGCGGCCTTGAAGGTAGAAGCGTAGAACTTCCGGCATGGGGCGCATTCTTCGCCCGTTACGCCTGACAGAATAGGGAGGAACACCCATGACAAGTCTCGTTCTCAAGGATATCCGCAAATCATACGGGCAGGTGAAGGTCCTGCACGGCATCGATCTTTCGATCGAGCAGGGCGAATTCATCGTTTTTGTCGGCCCCTCCGGCTGCGGAAAATCGACGCTTCTGCGCATGATCGCCGGTCTGGAGGAAATCACCGGCGGCGAGATGTTCATTGATGGCCAGCTCGTCAATGAAATCCCGCCCTCGCGCCGGGGCATCGCCATGGTGTTCCAGTCCTATGCGCTTTATCCGCATATGACCGTCTACGACAACATGGCCTTCGGCATGAAAATCGCGAAGGAAAACAAGCAGGAAATCGACCGTCGCGTGCGTGCCGCCGCCGAAATCCTGCAGCTGACGCAATATCTGGAGCGTCTGCCCAAGGCGCTCTCCGGCGGCCAGCGCCAGCGTGTCGCCATCGGCCGCGCCATCTGCCGCAATCCCAAGGTCTTCCTGTTCGATGAACCGCTGTCGAATCTCGATGCTGCCCTGCGTGTCGCCACCCGTATCGAGATCGCCAAGCTCAACGAGCAGATGGCCGATACGACGATGATCTACGTCACCCACGACCAGGTGGAGGCGATGACGCTGGCGGACCGCATCGTCGTTTTGAATGCCGGTCGTGTGGAACAGGTCGGCCCGCCGCTCGAACTTTACGAAAGGCCGGCCAATCTTTTCGTGGCGCGCTTCATCGGCTCGCCCGCCATGAATATCATCTCGGCGAAGATCGTCGGAACCGGCGAACGCACATCGATAGAACTCGCCGGCGGCAAGACGCTTGCCGTTTACGTGCCGACCCCCGCCACCGAGCAGGGCAAGGCTGCGAGCTTCGGTGTCCGGCCCGAAGATCTGAGCATTGTCACCGGTGACGACTATCTTTTCGAAGGCAAGGTGTCGATTGTCGAGGCTCTGGGTGAAGTGACGCTGCTTTATCTCGAGGCGCCGAAGGGCCAGGAACCGATCATCGTCAAGGTGCCGGGCATTGTTTCCGTCGGTAAGGGCGAAACCCTGCGGTTCGCCGCGCCGCAGGAAAAGCTCCACCTCTTCGATGCCGCAGGCAAGACCTACCGTCCATAAATATCCGCGATCCTGAAAATAAACCCCGGAGCAACCTTGCTCCGGGTTTTTTTATGGCTTTTTGCCCTTGTGGAAAAACATCGCAAATGTCCCGCTTCCGATCTGTTTAAGGCAGCTCTGATATGAATTGTTAAAGACTATGGCCTAGTCTCGATCCATTGGCAGAGCATGGGAGTCCGGGCGTGCAGAGCAGTGCGGGTGTCATCAGGAACAATTACCTGAGCAAGGAAGAATCCTTCATGTACGACCGCGAAGGCCGGTTCCGCATGGAAGATACCATGAATGCGGCTCGCATCGAATATACCGAAAAGGCCGTGATGCACATGGCGGCGCGCCGCTGCGATGTCATCCGCATCTCCCAGACCGAAGCGGTGCTGGCGCTGCTGACCAAATATAATCTGCCGAACCAGTTCTATCTCGATATTCCCGACGCCCGCATCACCAAGATCGGCTGCGTGATGTTGCGCGTCAACGCCAACAACACCATCCACGTCCGTTTCCTGCGCATGCTGACACAGAAGGAACTGGACCGCATTTTCGTGTTCAGCACGCATCCGGCGCATAAGGACCGGAAGCTCGATATCCGCTCGTTCTAAAAATCAGATGATAGGCGAGGGTCTTAGGCAAGCCCGCCCAGAACCGTCTGCTTCAGCTTCACTTCGGGCACTTCCGTGAAGGCAAGATCGCTGCGGCCGAAATAGGATTTCTGGTTGGTGGCCGACCAGTCGTTGCAGACCAGCTTGTAGCGCTCTTTGGTTTGCGGATTTTCCGGCATGGCGTAGAGATAATCGCCGGTGCGCGCAGCAAGCGGAATATCACCGTCCTGATTGCAGCGCTTGAGGATTTGCACAAGCGCCTCACCATCCACTTCCGTCACCATCAGCTTGCCGTCGAAACGCAGCGACGCGTTGAAATCGTAACGGCGAATATCGCCAGCCGGCAGGCCGGCGCCGAAGGAGGTGTGGCCGATGAAACCGACATCCGCACCGGTTTTTGCGGCGATGAGCCGGGCCGCATGGCGACCGGCCTCATCGACGGACATCGCCTTCGCCGATTTGCCCACAACCGCCCGTTCTTCCGCGGTCAGGTGCTTTTCGAGCGTTTGTTCGATCAGGGGCTTGAGGGCCGGGGAGGCGGGAGCGCCACTGTCGATGGCGACGGTCTCGATGGTCGGGGCCTTGCCGGGACCGGCGATCGTAGCGACCGTCATGGAGGTGCACCATGAGCCGGTATGGACATAACGTGTGGCGCCCTGCTCGTGCACGAAGTTCAGGTGATCGTGACCGCCAACCAGCAGCGTGCCGTCCGGCAACAGGGGCAGGATATCGCGGTCGGCGACGACGCCAGCATGGCTGAGAACGATGTTGATCGCGTCCGGTTTGACGATATCGGGAAGGTTGGCCTTGGCCCATTCGACCGGCTGCGGAATGTCGAGCATCTCGCGCGTGGGTTTCGGATAGGTGTTGATCGCATTGGTGGCGAGACCTGCGAGGACGACCTTCCGCTCGCCGACGCTCACCTCGGCGCTCTCGGGCGCATAGGGCTTTCCGCTGCGCTTGTCGATGATGTTGGAAAGCACGGTGATGCCGAGTGCCTGTGCGCGGCTGACGAAATTGGTAAGATCATTGTCGATATCGGGCTCATGATTGCCGATATTGATGACGGTGGGGGCGAGCTTGGCGAGTGCCGCGAGGAATGTCCATTCGATTTCGCCGGCCGAACGCGCGGCCACCGCATTGCCGATCTCGAACAGGTCGCCATTCAGCAGAATGATGTGGGGCACCTTGTCGGCGGCTATCCGCGTTTCGATGGCCGCGAGAAGCTGGCCGATACGCTCATAGGCCGAATGCAGGTCGGAGATGACGATTGCACGCAGCGCCACATCCTGCGCCATAACAGGCGTCGCCACCGCCATCAGCGGCAGCATGGCGGTGCCCGCCATAAGCTTCAGCACATCGCGGCGTTTGCTTGAGAAAATCGTCATGTCCTGGCCCCATCATCCGAAACTGCGCCGTCGTCCCACGGCTGGCTGAGAAGGCCCTAAAGGGCGATCATCACAGCCACATGACAAATCTGACGTTTAAGAAACAGGAAATAAAGCGGTTTCTGTACCCGATCTTTCGAGGGCGCAAGTGTAGTCAGGCGATACCGCAAAGTGGGGTTGAAAGGCGAAAGCCGCACCCGGCCTTCGCCTTCCGCATATCAATGGAAAAGCACGCTGGCGCCCTGATCGGCCGGACCGGCATTCCGGCGGAAGGGGGCGAACAGTTCGCGGCCCATGCCCCATTCATTGCCGGAAAGATCGGCGCGCGCCGGTTCGCGTTTCGCCAGTTCAGCGGCGGATACCAGCACTTCCAGCGTTCCCGAAATGGCATCGAGGCGGATGATGTCACCATCGCGGATGAGCGAGATCGGGCCGCAGTCGGAAGCCTCCGGCGTGACGTGGATAGCGGCCGGCACCTTGCCTGATGCGCCGGACATGCGCCCATCCGTCACCAGCGCCACCTTGAAGCCGCGATCCTGCAAAACGCCGAGCGGCGGCGTCAGGCGGTGCAGCTCCGGCATGCCATTGGCCTTCGGTCCCTGGAAGCGGACGACGGCAATGAAGTCGCGGTTGAGCTTGCCGTCCTTGAAGGCGTCCTGAAGCTCCTGCTGGTCGTGGAAGACGATCGCCGGCGCCTCGATGATGTGGCGTTCCGGCTTGACCGCGGAAATCTTGATAACCGATTTGCCGAGATTGCCCGTCAGCATCTTCAGGCCGCCGGTCGGCTGGAACGGGGTCTCGATGCCGGCGAGAACCTTCGGGTCGTGGCTCTGCTCGGATGAGGGCTCGCGGGTGACGGCGCCGTTTTCATCGAGCTTGGCATCCACGGTATAGGCTGCGAGGCCCTGTCCGAAGACGGTGCGCACATCGTCATGCACGAAGCCCTGCTTCAGCAGCTGCTTGATGAGGAAGCCCATGCCGCCGGCGGCGTGGAAATGGTTCACATCGGCAAGGCCGTTGGGGTAGACGCGGGCGAGCAGCGGCACGATGTCGGAAAGATCGGAAATATCCTGCCAGGTGAGGATGATGCCGGCGGCGCGCGCCATGGCGATCAGATGCATGGTGTGGTTGGTGGAACCGCCCGTTGCATGCAGACCGACGACGCCGTTGACGACAGACCTTTCATCGATCATCTCGCCCGCCGGGGTGAACTCGTTGCCCTGCGCGGTAATCGCAAGCGCGCGCTTTGCAGCTTCGCGCGTCAGCGCATCGCGCAGCGGTGTGCCGGGATTGATGAAGGAGGAACCGGGCATATGGAAACCCATGATTTCCATCAGCATCTGGTTGGAATTGGCGGTGCCGTAGAAGGTGCAGGTGCCGGGGCCGTGATAGGATTTCGATTCCGCATCCAGAAGCTCGGCGCGGCCCACCTTGCCTTCGGCGTAAAGCTGACGGATACGCGACTTCTCATCGTTCGGCAGGCCTGATGTCATAGGACCGGCGGGAACGAAGACGGCGGGCAGATGGCCGAAGGCGAGGGCTGCGATGACGAGGCCGGGCACGATCTTGTCGCAGACACCGAGATAGACGGCGGCGTCGAACATGTTGTGCGACAGGCCGATGCCGGCCGCCATGGCGATGGCATCGCGGGAAAACAGCGACAGCTCCATGCCGGGCTGGCCTTGCGTCACGCCATCGCACATGGCGGGAACTGCGCCCGCCACCTGCGCTATGCCGCCTGCCTCCTTGGCCGCATCGCGGATGATCGCCGGGAAGGTCTCGTAGGGCTGGTGCGCCGAGAGCATGTCGTTATAGGCGGTGATGATGCCGAGATTGGGAACCCGGTCGCCGGCAAGGATGTCCTTGTCGGCGGGGGAACAGACCGCAAATCCATGCGCGAGGTTACCGCAGGACAGAACGGAACGGTGAACGCCTTTTGAAACCTGCAGCCGCAGCCGCTCCAGATAGGTCTCGCGGTAAGGTTTGGAACGTTCGACGATGCGGGCGGTGATGGCCTGAATGCGGGAATCGGCGGACATGGGCGTTCATCCTGTTCGTTGGTCGGCAACCGGCGTTCCGGGAGGTGAACGGCCGGTTGTCGTGTTTCAGTCTTCATGTCTTCGGGGCGCTTTGTCGCCGGGCCGCGAGCGCGGCGGTGGCGTTGGCTTATGGCGCCCAGTATATATCCACGGGCGTTTCTGCCCGGTTCAGCACGGCGCGGATCGGCATTTCATCCTCATCCTCACCCGATTGTGCCTTCTCCAGCGTTGCCTTCTTGGCCGCACCTTCGATATGCAGCACGAGGAAACCGGCATCGTTGAGGCTGGAGAAGTTGAAGGTCAACCGCTCCTCGCCCGCATTCTCCGCCGCCATGGTCAGGACGCCGCGCGGTTCATCAAGGTCCAGCGCTTCGTAGAGATTGTCTCCACCGGGGAAGAACGATGCCGTGTGGCCATCCGTTCCCATGCCGAGAATGACGACATCGAAGGGATCGCAGATCGCTTCCGTCTTGACGGTCGCAAGCGTTGCCGCATCCTCCGGCGAGGCCGCCGGCTGGAACAGCGGCACGAAATAAGCCGCCTTCGCCTTGTCCTGCAAAAGGTTCTCGGCAACGAGGCGGTGGTTCGAACGGTCGCTTTCCGGCGGCACGAAACGTTCGTCCACCAGCGTCACGCTGATGTTCGGCCAGTCGAGATCGTGCCTGGAAAGCGCCTGAAAGAACAGCTTGGGCGTCGAACCGCCGGAGACGGCGATGCTCGCCGCACCGCGATCCTTCGTGGCCGCATCAAGGCGTTTGGCAACCTCCGCCGAAAGAGCGGTGGCCAGTTCGGCGGCGGTGTCGAAGACGTGGATCGTTTCGCTCATCGCCCGGCCCTCAGTCGGCATCGTGCCAGGTGCGGCCGTCGCGCTCGATCAGTGCGATCGAGCCGCTCGGACCCCAGGTGCCGGCGGTATAACCCTGCACGCCCTGTCCCAGATCTTCCCAGCTCTTGAGAATGGGGTCGATCCAGTCCCACGCGGCCTCGACTTCGTCGCGGCGCATGAACAGCGTCTGGTTGGAGCGGATGGTGTCCATCAACAGCCGCTCATAGGCATCGGGGCTGCGCACGTTGAAGGCTTCGGCAAAGCTCATGTCCAGCGAGACCTGACGCAGACGCATACCGCCCGGGCCGGGGTCCTTGATGAGCAGAGACTGCTTGACGCCTTCATCCGGCTGCAGACGAATGACCAGCTTGTTGGCCTCGATCTTGCCGGCCGCATCGTCGAAGATCGAATGCGGGATCTGCTTGAAGGTGACGACGATTTCCGAAACGCGGGTCGCGAGGCGCTTTCCGGTGCGGATGTAGAAGGGAACGCCGGCCCAGCGCCAGTTGGCGATTTCGGCCTTGATGGCGACGAAGGTTTCGGTGTTGGAAACGCCGCCTTCCAGCTCTTCCAGATAGCCCTTGACCGGGCCACCGGCGGAAGCGCCGGCGCGGTACTGGCCGCGAACCGTCTGCTTCTCGACATTGCTGGTATCGATCGGCTTCAGCGAGCGTAGAACCTTGAGCTTTTCGTCACGCACGGCTTCCGCATTCATCGATGCCGGCGGCTCCATGGCAACAAGGCAAAGCAGCTGCAGGATATGGTTCTGAACCATGTCGCGCAGTGCGCCCGCCTTGTCATAATAACCGGCGCGGCCTTCAAGACCGACCGCTTCGGCAACGGTGATCTGCACATGGTCGATATGGGCGGAATTCCACAGCGGCTCGTAGAGAGCATTGGCGAAACGCAGCGCCATCAGGTTCTGCACCGTCTCCTTGCCGAGATAGTGGTCGATGCGGAAGATCTGCTCTTCCTTGAAGACGTGGCCGATGGTGTCGTTCAGTTCCTGTGCGGAAGCCAGATCGCGGCCAATCGGCTTTTCGACGACGATGCGGGTCGAGCGGGTGATGAGCTTGTGCTCGCGGATCTTGTCGGCGATATCGCCGAAAATGCCGGGCGCGACGGCCAGATAGAAGGCGCGCACGCGTTCCTTGCCCTCGTCCAGCAGCTTTTTCAGCACGTCCCAGCCATTGCTGCCCTTGGCGTCAACGGGCACGTAGAAAAGCCTGTTCAGGAACACGGCAACCTGCGCGTCATCATATTCGCCGGCCTTCAGGTGCTCCTTCAGCGCATCCTGCGCGAATTTGCGATATTCCTCATGGGTCATGACCGAGCGCGATGCACCGATGATGCGGGTCGGTTCGGTGAACTGGCCTTCGACCTGGCGATGATAAAGGGCCGGCAGAAGCTTGCGCTCCGCCAGATCGCCTGTGCCGCCGAAAACGACACAATCAAAAGCTTCAACGGGAATGATCTGACTGCTCATATCGATTCTCTCGATCTTCAAAGGGTTGGGGCATCAATAATCTAATCGATTTAAAAATGCCAGACTCAGTTATGTGAAATTATGAATTTTGCTTCCGCCGGCTTGTCCGCCGCCGATAACAGTCTGTAAACATTGGCCTAAAACCTGTCTCGCAATGCGTACCACGAGAGCGCCAGGAAAAGCAGCGGTGCGCGCAGCGACGCCCCGCCGGGGAAAGAGGGCACCTTCAGCTGCGCGAAGGGCGCCAGCATGTCCTTTTTGCCGAGAACGAGATCGGCATAGAGCTTGCCGCAATAATTCGACAACATCACCCCATGGCCGGAATAACCGCCGATGGAGGTGACGCCGGGCATGACCTCGCGCACGAAGACCTTGCGCGGCAGGGTAATGCCGACCGAGCCGCCCCAGGAATGGGTGATGTCTATGTCTTTCAGCGCGGGATAGATTTCCGCGATCTGCCGGCGGATGTGGCTGGAAATATCGCGCGGCGTATCGGCCGTATAGGTTTCGCGCCCGCCGAACAGCAGCCGGTTATCGGCCGTCTTGCGGAAATACCGCACCACGAACCGCGAATCCGCCACGGCCTCCCGGTCGGGAATGATGTCGGGAAACGCGTCCAGTGGCACGGTGGCGCCGATGAAGGAGCGGATCGGCATGATATGGGCGGCGGTGACCGGTTCCAGATTGCCGATATAGGCATTGGTGGCGATCAGCACCCGCGGCGCGGTGATCGTGCCGAAAGGCGTTTCGATGATGGTCTTGCCGCCCACTTGCCGGATGGATTTCGCCGGCGTCATTTCATAAATGCCGGCACCCGCCGCCTTCGCCGCCTTCGCCAGCCCGACCAGCAGCTTCAACGGGTGGATATGGCCGGTGCCGGTGTCGCGCGTGCCGCCGAAATAATGGGTGGAGCCGACACGTTTGCGTGCTTCTGCACGTTCCATGTAGGAAATATGCGGATAGCCATAACGGTTGTTCATCGCATCGACACTTCGGCGGTAATCGTCCTCGTAAGCGG comes from Rhizobium rhizogenes and encodes:
- a CDS encoding carbohydrate ABC transporter permease codes for the protein MNIVKRLRRVGLPRLIVHASVLVVVLLWLLPTLGILVSSLRDKDQITVSGWWTAFSSSEQTSAVRLADASVQKQDGSRYVISGNVFESGAGGKVSAFGVRVQEPRAFNAGEPADIGDGETLLVNTDGTYEYSKVSSFEGARGKRVYISVATPPVFTLDNYRTVLTSEGIGQSFVNSLTVAVPATVIPILIAAFAAYALSWMSFSGRNLLIAMVVGLIVVPLQMSLIPLLRLYNEIGTIFGVPSKTYAGIWLAHTAFGLPLAIYLLRNYISGLPKEIIESARVDGASDFEIFVKIILPLSFPALASFAIFQFLWTWNDLLVAMVFLGTQKDELVLTGALNALLGSRGGNWEILTASAFVTIIVPLCVFFALQRYLVRGLLAGSVKGG
- a CDS encoding alpha-glucosidase family protein; amino-acid sequence: MTASVTSALTPNKDWWRGAVIYQIYPRSYQDSNGDGIGDLKGITDRLAHIANLGADAIWISPFFTSPMKDFGYDVSNYVDVDPMFGTLADFDGLIAEAHRLGIRVMIDLVMSHTSDQHPWFVESRASRNNAKSDWYVWSDGKPDGTPPNNWLSIFGGPGWQWDPTRMQYYMHNFLTSQPDLNLHNPEVQEELLNITRFWLKRGVDGFRLDTINFYFHDLELRDNPALAPERRNASTAPAVNPYNFQEHLYDKNRPENIAFLKRFRAVLDEFPDIAAVGEVGDSQRGLEIVGEYTSGDDKMQMCYAFEFLAPDALTPQRVADVQADFAKAAPEGWACWAFSNHDVVRHVSRWGAHVEDKDAFAKVLSALLMTQRGSVCIYEGEELGLTEADIAFEDLQDPYGIQFWPEFKGRDGCRTPMVWDAGHAQAGFSTADKTWLPIPDEHKQRAVSAQQGNEASVLEHYRRFLAFRRQHPAFAKGGIEFQPVQGEVLSYTRKLGNETVLCLFNLSATPAKATLPEGNWEVLEGHGFASGLEGRSVELPAWGAFFARYA
- a CDS encoding ABC transporter ATP-binding protein, with translation MTSLVLKDIRKSYGQVKVLHGIDLSIEQGEFIVFVGPSGCGKSTLLRMIAGLEEITGGEMFIDGQLVNEIPPSRRGIAMVFQSYALYPHMTVYDNMAFGMKIAKENKQEIDRRVRAAAEILQLTQYLERLPKALSGGQRQRVAIGRAICRNPKVFLFDEPLSNLDAALRVATRIEIAKLNEQMADTTMIYVTHDQVEAMTLADRIVVLNAGRVEQVGPPLELYERPANLFVARFIGSPAMNIISAKIVGTGERTSIELAGGKTLAVYVPTPATEQGKAASFGVRPEDLSIVTGDDYLFEGKVSIVEALGEVTLLYLEAPKGQEPIIVKVPGIVSVGKGETLRFAAPQEKLHLFDAAGKTYRP
- a CDS encoding metallophosphoesterase — its product is MTIFSSKRRDVLKLMAGTAMLPLMAVATPVMAQDVALRAIVISDLHSAYERIGQLLAAIETRIAADKVPHIILLNGDLFEIGNAVAARSAGEIEWTFLAALAKLAPTVINIGNHEPDIDNDLTNFVSRAQALGITVLSNIIDKRSGKPYAPESAEVSVGERKVVLAGLATNAINTYPKPTREMLDIPQPVEWAKANLPDIVKPDAINIVLSHAGVVADRDILPLLPDGTLLVGGHDHLNFVHEQGATRYVHTGSWCTSMTVATIAGPGKAPTIETVAIDSGAPASPALKPLIEQTLEKHLTAEERAVVGKSAKAMSVDEAGRHAARLIAAKTGADVGFIGHTSFGAGLPAGDIRRYDFNASLRFDGKLMVTEVDGEALVQILKRCNQDGDIPLAARTGDYLYAMPENPQTKERYKLVCNDWSATNQKSYFGRSDLAFTEVPEVKLKQTVLGGLA
- the edd gene encoding phosphogluconate dehydratase, with amino-acid sequence MSADSRIQAITARIVERSKPYRETYLERLRLQVSKGVHRSVLSCGNLAHGFAVCSPADKDILAGDRVPNLGIITAYNDMLSAHQPYETFPAIIRDAAKEAGGIAQVAGAVPAMCDGVTQGQPGMELSLFSRDAIAMAAGIGLSHNMFDAAVYLGVCDKIVPGLVIAALAFGHLPAVFVPAGPMTSGLPNDEKSRIRQLYAEGKVGRAELLDAESKSYHGPGTCTFYGTANSNQMLMEIMGFHMPGSSFINPGTPLRDALTREAAKRALAITAQGNEFTPAGEMIDERSVVNGVVGLHATGGSTNHTMHLIAMARAAGIILTWQDISDLSDIVPLLARVYPNGLADVNHFHAAGGMGFLIKQLLKQGFVHDDVRTVFGQGLAAYTVDAKLDENGAVTREPSSEQSHDPKVLAGIETPFQPTGGLKMLTGNLGKSVIKISAVKPERHIIEAPAIVFHDQQELQDAFKDGKLNRDFIAVVRFQGPKANGMPELHRLTPPLGVLQDRGFKVALVTDGRMSGASGKVPAAIHVTPEASDCGPISLIRDGDIIRLDAISGTLEVLVSAAELAKREPARADLSGNEWGMGRELFAPFRRNAGPADQGASVLFH
- the pgl gene encoding 6-phosphogluconolactonase produces the protein MSETIHVFDTAAELATALSAEVAKRLDAATKDRGAASIAVSGGSTPKLFFQALSRHDLDWPNISVTLVDERFVPPESDRSNHRLVAENLLQDKAKAAYFVPLFQPAASPEDAATLATVKTEAICDPFDVVILGMGTDGHTASFFPGGDNLYEALDLDEPRGVLTMAAENAGEERLTFNFSSLNDAGFLVLHIEGAAKKATLEKAQSGEDEDEMPIRAVLNRAETPVDIYWAP
- the zwf gene encoding glucose-6-phosphate dehydrogenase; translated protein: MSSQIIPVEAFDCVVFGGTGDLAERKLLPALYHRQVEGQFTEPTRIIGASRSVMTHEEYRKFAQDALKEHLKAGEYDDAQVAVFLNRLFYVPVDAKGSNGWDVLKKLLDEGKERVRAFYLAVAPGIFGDIADKIREHKLITRSTRIVVEKPIGRDLASAQELNDTIGHVFKEEQIFRIDHYLGKETVQNLMALRFANALYEPLWNSAHIDHVQITVAEAVGLEGRAGYYDKAGALRDMVQNHILQLLCLVAMEPPASMNAEAVRDEKLKVLRSLKPIDTSNVEKQTVRGQYRAGASAGGPVKGYLEELEGGVSNTETFVAIKAEIANWRWAGVPFYIRTGKRLATRVSEIVVTFKQIPHSIFDDAAGKIEANKLVIRLQPDEGVKQSLLIKDPGPGGMRLRQVSLDMSFAEAFNVRSPDAYERLLMDTIRSNQTLFMRRDEVEAAWDWIDPILKSWEDLGQGVQGYTAGTWGPSGSIALIERDGRTWHDAD
- a CDS encoding FAD-binding oxidoreductase, giving the protein MTWQSPIAPGISWYQATVGERPDYPALDGSKEVDVAVIGGGYTGLQAACSLAENGVSVALIEAHRFGDGASGRNGGQFGTGQRSFPDEMEEEIGFEQSKLLFDIAEDAKNYLRGFAVSRGIDMEYLPGQLYVAHKAAYEDDYRRSVDAMNNRYGYPHISYMERAEARKRVGSTHYFGGTRDTGTGHIHPLKLLVGLAKAAKAAGAGIYEMTPAKSIRQVGGKTIIETPFGTITAPRVLIATNAYIGNLEPVTAAHIMPIRSFIGATVPLDAFPDIIPDREAVADSRFVVRYFRKTADNRLLFGGRETYTADTPRDISSHIRRQIAEIYPALKDIDITHSWGGSVGITLPRKVFVREVMPGVTSIGGYSGHGVMLSNYCGKLYADLVLGKKDMLAPFAQLKVPSFPGGASLRAPLLFLALSWYALRDRF